CTTAGGAAAGATCAGGTAGAAGAGggaaagaagaaattaagagtaTGGATccatttaaaacataaaatcaacttAGCTTCTCTTGGCCTGTTTATTttctatgattaattttttctttctcaggagcataaataatgaaattaatttaagtttCTTTATCAACTTGATACTAGTAGCATTCATTGTATCTTTATCTCTTCTTAAATGTGGAATTTATAGCTTCTTCCTCCCCCTTGTTACAACTTAGTCAATGAAGAAAGAACATGAAATATGAACGTATaagaatttttcttctttaaaactatatatttatgtaCGTATATAACGATTGCTTTTCTGGTGTTCTATTGACAATGTAAAAGTCAGCTCTTTAGCTCCTGGAGGATAGGTTACACAGATGTGTATCACATGCGAATTTTGAACAATTCTCATTATTGTTTCCCGTTTTAGTTGTTCATTAGTTCaaattacacaattatttaaaaattatagtcaaattcatattatattctttccttttctttcagaaataagtcattttttaatagctataaatttatttttgatgaaTTAACTTATTATCCGGAAGGTGGCTTACGAAAAGGGTCGACGTTATTTAATAAAGGCTAAAACAATTtatcaaagaaaatagaaaatttgagagaaaatcAGTAAATCGAACTTCTTCAAGTCTTTGAGATAAACTTCTTTTTAATTCGTAAGAATATCTATAAACAATGGAATTATTCTTTTCCTtcacaaattttttaactaattacgTTAATAATAGGCTTCTATTATATATATCGAAGGCATAAAAATGGTAAAcggattatataattataacctGCAATTTGACTATacatttacataataaaaaaaaaagcagcaaATTGACACGTGAAAGTCACAACTTTGGTCTTAAACCCACAACTTGGGTTCGATTAATATCAGCCTATGACGAAGGGAACTTGAGGCTTTGTCTTGCGAACCAATTAATTTTAGTTGGAAAGAACCAAACGAACACCTActgattttgaaatatatattagtcACTCCTTAAATTAtgaatattaaatgaattagtTGGGTTCATTAGatttaaaatcaacaaaattttaaagCTCAGATCACGGATTAGATAGAGTCAACGAATTCAAACTTAGAGATGCCTTCGCGGATGATTGGTTCTGTCATATTTTCGATGACGTTGGCACAAATGACAGAGAAATACAGTGgttaattttatacaaaaaaaaaaaatgatcgaGATGACAGGATCTAACTTAGTCTTTGGATAATGATTAAATTTCTATATCAAAATGAGTATGTGTTATATGCTACTTGAATTGAGCACCCAAAAAAATGCTACTTGAGTTTCAAGTAGTGAAGAAAAACCAGAGAATTTAGCtaggtttgattttttttattaattaaactgcTTTTCTTTAAAGTAGTATTTTAATCATTCtgttcattttataaaatgaatatttttatataattataattataatttaggatgtataaattaaaaattctaatttatagTATTATTTAAGTTCTATGTATCAATAATGTAGAAGTTTTTACAGTCAACTCAACcatgaaaagataataaatatatgacttaagtgattttataaaagttaataaagttattataCCACGGTTTTtgattaaatgaaattataaaaactctTCATAATATTAgtatatgaattattttctctttataatatACGAGCATAAGTAAAATCTTTTGTGTTTGTCGGTAAAACTTTTAAGACTTAAAACAGAGAATTCGGtaatttgtgttataattttaatccaagattaaaattatatatggttAATCAAAATTTACTAACTCTACAGgatgtttttttaacaaaaacggCGTACACATCTTCTGCCTGAGGGAAAGTTTTTAATTTCCAACGCCTTTTAACCTTTAAGATATGAAATTTATTAGTCTTTAATTGTATAATTGTACTTTCGCCCCCAACGCTGGACCGTATAAAGTGCCGACTTTTCATACGCAGTTAATAACAAAGTAagagttttaactttttttttttatttctttcaggtctttattattagatcaaaaatATCTACATTCATGAATTGATCTTCACCCCTAAAAGAGTAAAATCCTAAATACTCCTCCTATAGTCCTGTGcatattatattaattgaaGGAGTAAAAGGGTAACCAACTAGGTTTGAATATAAATAGTAAAAGGCACACAAGGTCAAGGGTTAAGCTTGTGAACTTCGTGTATGAGTTGTTTTTGCTATAGAGCCTGGCACAAGAGTGTGTCCTAAAAGATACCACACATCACGATATAGAAAGTGAAAATTTCAAAGCCGGCATGGCTGACCAGACCACCGACCCCatcaaactttttaattaattgtgccaaaaacataatgaaataaaattaggaCCACATTATTTTATCCAAAGTCAACATTATAATATAtccttttatatatgtatatatataacatcATAAGCTTCCTAATCTCTTCATCATATTCTTGTCTAAGCAGCTAACTAGCACCACTTCTCTCTCTATTATTCTCTCCTATTCAAATGGGAAACGCATTGAAGACTCCATGCTTTCAACTCAACACcaattcatcatcatcatcaaaatccGTGAAGCTCATATTTTGGGAAGGAACATCGAGATCCCTTAAAGGGAAACACATAGCTGGTGAGATCATGTTTGAGTTCCCTGAAATGATGGTTTGTCATGCAGACTCTTTCTTCATTGGACAACCAATTCCTGTTCTCTCCATAGATGATAAACTCATGCCCGGCCAAACCTACTTTGTTCTCCCCATTGATCTCTTTGCATGCAACAACCTCACCGTGGCTTCCATTTCTGCCCTTGGATCTTGCCCTAACAAGTCCCCTATCAAGTTTGGTGCATGCCCTTTTCAGTACTTGAAGGGTTCTGATGGAAGGGTTGCTATTAAGGTCATGCCAGAGTTCATCACTAGGCTCATAAGTGGTGGAGATCACAACAAAAATAATGGTGTTGGAGCAACCCCTGGTAGCCCCTCTAGTTTTCTGTGTAGTACTCCTGAGTTGCAAAAGCACTATGAACAGCTTGTGAAGTCTAAGGATCAGGTGTGGTCTCCTAAGCTTGAAACCATTTCAGAATACAAGATTAGGTTTTCGCCATGCAGATTCATAGGATTAGagtggaaagaaaaagaaaagcccGTGGAAATGTTTACTATGTAGTTCAATTTCCTTGATCGATTAATTAGAAGTACTCCACACACACATAACATCAATTTGTACACTGatatatacattaattatatttctttctgGCCTTTCAGGATTAATTAATTTAGCCactcgttttttttttcctggttgtttataattttgtgaatgataTTATGGAAATTAATTGTTCCACTTTTTCTGAGTTGTTTAATGCATTTCTTAGTTGATGTACAAAGTGAAGCTTGCATTTATAAACTTGCAATTGTTCCCCAATTCTGAGTcatgtttaattatatatcttACTGACTTTGTGACTACCAACTATATATTCATTTGTATTTATATCTGTTTTCGGGTGGAAGAAATTTTGCTGCAGAGTGGTTTTAAAAAGTTAGACTTGTGATATTTACACAGCTAGAAATAATAAAGATCACAGACCTTTCTTCACACTCTCATCTATTTCTTCATTTCTCTTGATCTCTCCCTCTCAATTATAAGGTCATTTTCTCTAAGTTTTCTGATTCATATATTTGGCTTCCGTGAGTAAATAACTACAGATATTTTTTTGCTGATCATTAATAAGGAGTGAGATagagacaaaaaattaattacaaattctATTGAGGGATAGTATATATATGTGGACACTTTGACATATGAAACAGCTGATTAACACTCATTGTTTCTgtttatttctctattttttttatcacataatattacttattatacatatactttcctctttcttttctctttctcaccAAGTGTCAAATTAAATAGACGAGAAGTGTTCATGAATCATTTTAGAATTCTATTAGACTGTCAGTTACAGTTTCTAAACATAAATTTTGATGAAAACATAGATAGAGCTACACCAAGGTGTCTTGAGACGAGGAACTTTGGAGACGAACTTGGTGTAAAAGACATCATCAGTTTTGCAAAAATTGAACCCTTGAGGAAACTTAACTTCTGATCAGGAAgccttcatatatatatacatacacccAGTAGactctcaaaaattgagtatcTGGAAAGCATATATATAGTGTGTCAAGAGCCTTGGGAAAGCCTAGGACGTTCTCCTAGCCCAAGACGTACCTAGGTTTCCCCTTGTCCTATAAAACCTATGTTATGctagaaattaataaatgaaatagaTGGAAATTAAATAGATCACAGTAGTtgttattgtatatatatagagattatttattatatacaaataCTTTATTTCACATTTTCATAACATTATTTTCTGCGCATTTTCCTTTATCAGCTTACACTTCTTTATTAAGAATGTGAAATAGGAGTGTCAACATTCTTTTAAATAGGATAACATgtaaataaactaataaaaatggattttttGTCATCCATTCCTTCTATAACAGGATAGTTTatacacaaataaaattttatttcattccgTCTGTGGTAATTTTATTGCATTCTACTTTTATCCCGTAATATTATGTAGCTACATATTTTAGATATCCAAACGTTAACCTATAAAAAGATCAAAAGATAATGTGTCGAGTACTGGTAACTAACCTTGCGTGGAAGCAACAAGGGTAGGAAGCTATATATGCATTGAACAACAAGGGAAATACAATGTTGACCCAATAATTGAAGAAGAATGAAGGGAGAATAAAGAAGGGAGGAAGGAGTGATTGtgggtttaaattttttaaataatatttctaacaaaaccaacaaattaaCATTTGTCGATTAAAAAATGAATCGAACAGCAAAGACACAGCGAAGGAGAAAACCCtctttgtcaaattaattagaggCTTAATTCAGTACGTGTATACCTCAGTATAGCGGATCCAAAAGGAAAGGCTGAAAGGAAATTATATGCATTAACCAGAAGATTTTTGCTTTAATGTCATTTAATTTAGCCATTATTACACGCTACAATAAGCTTGACCCTGCAGGTACTGAACCAAATAACTCAGTGCATCCTAGTGTGGTCCTTCGAGTCTTCCATGCCTTACCCCATATAATGAACATTATTTTCAACAATAATTGTCCTTAATACTGAACATGTACCTTGAAATTAACTAAATTTAGATCTTGGGTATGGCTATCTGACAGGGTGAAGGAGTTCTCTTTTGTCAATGTATCCCATGGAATGTTTGAAGGGGTTGTATTATCATAGTGGATGTATGATGTGGCTATAGCTAGGCATATGCTTTTCTTGAATAGAATACTTGTCTATGTTGTTTGAAGGGTAGAACCTTATTATTGGCAAGGTCTATGTGTATTCTGCATATGGATTGAggggttttttatattttatttttcatcttaattattgatttttttaaaatttaatgattatgattgattatttataatcctcataagattttaagaaaattaataataaaaatgagaaataacTCCAAAAAAGATACTCTTGAATAATTAAGTGGATCCTTCCTTGGTATAATTGATATGTAGTCATTTGATTAGATagtaaaaatgaaattagaagaaagaaaaaaaaaaacgaatgaTGCAATGTTAGAATTTGGTAAGcatgtgaaataaaataaaagttttgcgTATGTCATTATTCAAATATAAAGCATATGTAGTCAATGCTCATACACAAAGATAATGAGTTGCATTATCAACTCGTGAGCATCTTAAagtaaaggaaaaacaaaactggACCATGATATATATAATACCGTGCTATATTTTGACTTTtgataatttacaaaatattttactttttatataaaaaaaatcgataATTTATTTCTCATAACAAAACAATTGTATATTGAAATTTCTAATAGTTCTCTTGTGAGTAGATTATTCAGTCAATAGTTAAATTTGTACTATATATCCTAGTAACTAATTGTATATTTCGTGCATGTTTATTGTGTATAAAGTATATGGTTTTGTATATAAACTTTGAAATATTCTTAAGTAATTGAGAAGAGGGATAAAATGAACTAAACAAAATTATGAGTCGGAAAGGTCAATGCTCTTTGTATAAAAGAAAAGTCAATGCTCATCGATGCAttgattgaaattcatttcTTTGTTAACAATGTGTTGAGTCAACTTGGGCTATAATAAATGGTTGAATGGCCCAATATGTAACCTGTTAATCGAATTAATCTAACTTAGTCAAAGCCCAGTTCAGTGTATTTGCCCCCAAAAAAGTAGTGCAACAACGAAAATGTCTAGCAGCAACATTTTTGGGGGAATATAAAGATATGAGTTCGAGCAATCAAACGTTACTGAAAAATCAAAAATGTATTATAGGTCAGAGTTTGAGTCAATTTTACCAGTCTGAAGAAGCATAAAAAATTGGCGCTTCCcgtataaacaaaatattatctataaaaaggaaaatattttttctacaaCCAAAATgagataacttatttttttgtctcttttagTTTTAGAGAAATAAGTTTTAAATGCTTATATGATATGAAGTAACAAAGAgataaaaagaattattaaaattttagttcagATTTAACTCAACTCCAAAAATTACTTTATAAAAGTGAATGTTTTTTCTCATGTTGATGGCTGAATATTATGAACATAAAATTTACAAGTTTAACATCAGTGAAGTGAATCTGAGTGATCTAATAAATCTAACAACAAATAAACCTAAcaaccatttttaaaatatactctaATATCATATTCTATTGTAGATTAGAATCTAATTCATCTGTAAAAATAACACAGAATAAAATAAaggttatttttcatttattataaatattattttaattcatatcACTAGTTAATACAAAATCTTCAATCATCTTTCCACAATGTATTTTTTCAAACCTTCCAacttaataaatagaaaaataattgaatgtgTTTATGCCCCCGATGACAAATTGAATGTGGTTTTTTTTCATTAAGtgtttattttgtgaaatattAAGAAAGTTTGGAAATTGAGTATACAGTAACAAGATATATAAGTGGGGATGGGTAGTGTTATATTATACACTTTGTACATGGTGTCAATTATCTGATTATCTGATattcaaagaataaaattaatataaaaaatggtgATGTGAACGACTGGGAAAAGATGAGGGATGGGGCTCAgaagattttagtaatgacagTGAGATTACATAAAAGACACAGTAGGTGTGTGTAGGGGTCTGTACTTAGTCTACTGAACCAAGCAAACAAGCCCAGCCTTTTTCTCTGCTATGTGAGGGACCACTCTACAAACTACTACACTTTATAGACCATCGTAGGTTATTTAATGCATTGTGCTTGAGCACTCATTAACCcccttttttcatttcattcccTTGGCACCACACTATTCACGGGCCCAACTTTAGCCCAACCACATGCCATGCTTCCCCAACAAAGCAACCTTATCTCAATGTAGCATCATCTACATGCAAATTTGCAAGTTCTTTATTGTTTGAGTACAATTCCACGTTCCTTTGTATTCTTGTTGGCAATTTGATTTCGATGAGTTTTAGAGGAAAAGGACAATTTCTTTTCCATAATATTATTTATGCATTATctatattttaaacataatgGGTTCTTAAGTGGGGGagtgttaaaattatttgtgcATTCGTTAAATGAATTAAGGATTTTAGAACAATTGATTCAGCAATCAGCACAATATGGCATCAATTTTGGGCATGAAGAGTGTCGTAAGATGTTTCATATTAGTTAGAAATACACTAATCATACAGCATTAGTGTTTAAATGGGTTGTTTATCTcaattttatagattttataaTGTTACATACATTTAAGCACTTTTCACAAAAATTCACTCAAATGCTTAACTAAATTTTCCAGATCCTATAATTTGTTTATCTCCTTTTACTAGCTTACATATTATTTTgaccaaaataaatttatttttcaagtattttattttcataagctaCTTAAGGtaacttatgaaaaataaattagtttaaaagttattagctttttttttgttctcaactttatttttactatttcatttaaaatcttatttcactcttttattcaattttaaaattatcttcttttttttttgtttgaaaatttctCTTACCTAATTTATCATCCTTATAGGCACACGACAGTTCATTTGTCAATTATTACTATCACACCGTTCcttatgattaaaattatttgaatcatataaattttataattatttttttataatatgattcaatttaagtaaaatttcaaatatatatgattagttttaaataaaagatttgaTTTGTAACATGTTTCATAGTTATGTAAGAGAGAGACGTGCATAAGTTattctattataaataaaaaaatgtaagaaaattataaagaaaaaaatacttttttttgttttaaaataatatcattaataaagtttatttcatttaatttaattttctttggaaaaaaattgagtttaaaCGATGAGTAAATCACCAAATCTTTACCATTTTcttataatacaaatttttaaaaccgtTATTCtgttttttaagaatataagttattagtaataaattaaaatgtaaaaaatattaaatatatttttttatatcatttgacaattatcatttaattttatgaattattttcaattaaaaaaaattaactcataAGTTTATCAAATATATTACATTTACTCCATTAATAAATTTTGGCATGTAACATTACTTTACTTGAAGCGATCCTTATAAACAAGGGCATTGGAAATGACTTTATCTGAGTATTCAATTCTTGagttaattaatcaatatatgGTGAATTAATTTGTCATGGACCTGTGTTAGAATGGATCCAAAGAAATCTAATCTTCAGGGGTAAGATTTTGCAAAATCACAAGTTATTACTTTGATGCATACCTGTCTCACAAGTAATTGGCACCgctaattaagaaatatattgaTGCCACGATCATCAATATTGCAAACAGTTGGGTGTCTCTATCATGATCAAAATACATTGACCCACTTAAGGTTTTTGAGGCAACTTGATCCCGAGCTAAGATTTTTTAGGTAGTTTGGACCCAATTAGTACCCATTAGAAGTGTCAAAGAACATCCTCACAACATCATCTTGTTTTATGTGACATAATGTACATTAGAAAGTGACAACTAATCCTAATTATTGATCCAAGACTAATTGGTAGTCGTTTGTATTGATTAGTAATCGCCGTTGTCCTTTAACGGACCTATAACCTACACCTATGAATATGAAAGCTAGCTTCACAGTCAagtatcttcatcttcatcctaAAATACCATTATTGTGATAACTTCTCTggtaaattgaaaattagtatttttgtaAGTGCTACAACTTAGTTCACCCGTTCTTAGCCAGCCACGACTAGAGTAATAGTTCattggagatttttttttacattcaagTGTGGGCCTTGCATTTTAATCCATGGATCATGAATCTGTGTTCATTCCACTACAGTTTGTCTTCTCAGTTCTCACCATCGAAATTGGAGAGACAACAATTTGACCCAAAAAAAAGGGGTGGAGAGACTTTTATCtacttttttgtatttaatactattaatgtTTCCATtatcaaatgaacaaaattgGTTAATTTCCCCCCCTATATGATTGGTTGTTGTAACTTATAAAAACTTCAGCCAATTACAGTAGATAAAAAGAtaat
The genomic region above belongs to Glycine max cultivar Williams 82 chromosome 14, Glycine_max_v4.0, whole genome shotgun sequence and contains:
- the LOC100808831 gene encoding uncharacterized protein, producing the protein MGNALKTPCFQLNTNSSSSSKSVKLIFWEGTSRSLKGKHIAGEIMFEFPEMMVCHADSFFIGQPIPVLSIDDKLMPGQTYFVLPIDLFACNNLTVASISALGSCPNKSPIKFGACPFQYLKGSDGRVAIKVMPEFITRLISGGDHNKNNGVGATPGSPSSFLCSTPELQKHYEQLVKSKDQVWSPKLETISEYKIRFSPCRFIGLEWKEKEKPVEMFTM